The genomic region aacGTTAAATAAATtgcaaattaaaacaaatgtgCAAAACCTATACATTTAAACGCCGGGCAATCCTTTGAATACAATCCGGATGGACGATCACACGCgtggaacaaaaataaacacagcTGCCTTCTGTAAGCTTGAGATATAGTTCCACAAACATTTGTATACACAGAAGTCTGTTGCCTTTAAGCGAATACATCAGAGCTGCCATGACACAACTAACAGACGACACCAACTGGAAAGCAAAATGACCTTGATTCAGGTTATGTAATACACCTGAAGGTAAAGAGGAGTGGACAGGTACTGCAGGCGTTGCATCGTGGTGGATAAATGCAAGCCCATCCCTTTAGAACACCTGCGTTTTGCCGTTTACGTAAATTGCATTTTATCGTACCCTACCTCTAAGTCTAGGTTGGTTGCTCTAACGACTTTCACTGTACAGCAACTTGTCCTTTTCCTAGTTGTGTTCACTGCATCCgtcgatagctcagttggcagagcggtggactgtagatTCAACTCACGAAAGTCGTGAAAGTAGTTGCATTCACGATAAGATATCCATAGGtcgctggttcaactccggctcgacggaaacatttttttacgATTGCCCAATGTCTTTCCAAgtgacatttaaaatttaagcGGCAAAAACAACATCTATATTATTAGAATGAATTTTTCTAAACGAACAATCCGGGAAGATGGAACTGTAAAAGTTAGAcagacaaattttgcaaaaacacAGAAACTAAACGATGAAAGTCGTTACCTACATATTAATGAATATTAATAAACTGATGGGGTAGGTCCATTGACCCAATCAACGAGTTGCTTATCGTGCCAAACGTACGCCCCTTTTGGAATAACATTTTCCGGCGAAGATGGCGGAAGCATCGCCAACCAACACGCCGCTTCCGCTCCTGAAAAATACCAACCCAATTTTCATTACAAAATCATGAATTtcataaattaaaattaaattgccTTCTTGGAtcgttttctctcctttttggAACGTCGCATCTGTTACGACGTAACCGGGATGAACGCAATTGACAGCCAGATCTTCACGCGGGTCTTGATCGAATTGGCGTTGATGAATTCGTGTCAATGCGCTGATACCCACTTTAGAAACCTTTCAAGAATAAATTACAGCTCATAAAAATAGATTCAATTAATCAATTTGGCTTACAATATAGCCTTCGTTAGGCCAAGTGTCTTCTCTTTCGCCAACGCTGTTTGGCCATCCTCGTTCAAAGTAATCGCCATTTTTAGCCGCCCTTTGATATACTGATTTTAGATAAAGAATTGATTGGACAATTGATAATAAACTCACTCGACAAAGTCTTCCATTAATTGACACAGTTCTTGTTCAGTCAAATCAGGAGCAGAGAATTTGCTCCTCAAAACGGAAGCTTCCGGCTCGCGGCCGGATATTTTCAGCAAATGGCCGTCGTCACTTGTCAAATGAACGACTCTTGCGTGCGGTCGAAGGATAGGAAACAGGATCTTACACGCTCTCATCGTGTGATAGAAATTAGTGTCGATCGTCTTTCGAATCGATTCGACAAACGATTCGGCAGGTGTCATCATCGGAAAGATAATGGCAGCGTTGTTGATTAAAACATCCAATCCGCCGTGAGTTTGCACGAGGAAATCACGAAATTTCAAGACGCTCGATTCGTCATCAATGTCTAATTGATGATAAGCCGGACGCAGTCCCATTTTCTCAAGGTCTTCCATGGCTTTTCGTCCCCGTGTTTCATCGCGGGATGTCAAGTAAACAGTCCCATCAAATTTGGCACACAGTTCCATCACAGCTGCGTAGCCAATTCCTTTGTTGGCTCCAGTCACCTGTTTTTTGCAAtggttttattatttcattttcaaattcaattcaaataataataaacttaCCACAGCCACTCGAGATCTGTTGTTGGCTTCCATCATTCAAGTCTGATGTTCTTTTTGCTAAAAATAAATCGAAGACCGCACCTAAATCTGCGTACCAAGTGATCACATGCGATTTCTCAAATGGCCGCGTGAAATAGGTCAGATCGATGAAGGTGATGCGCATGCGCATCACTGTTGCTACGCACCGTTTAAGTGAGAACATTATCTTTCCTTCTAAAGTTCACATAGCGaacgataaaaaataaaat from Daphnia carinata strain CSIRO-1 chromosome 6, CSIRO_AGI_Dcar_HiC_V3, whole genome shotgun sequence harbors:
- the LOC130702400 gene encoding carbonyl reductase [NADPH] 3-like, whose amino-acid sequence is MMEANNRSRVAVVTGANKGIGYAAVMELCAKFDGTVYLTSRDETRGRKAMEDLEKMGLRPAYHQLDIDDESSVLKFRDFLVQTHGGLDVLINNAAIIFPMMTPAESFVESIRKTIDTNFYHTMRACKILFPILRPHARVVHLTSDDGHLLKISGREPEASVLRSKFSAPDLTEQELCQLMEDFVEAAKNGDYFERGWPNSVGEREDTWPNEGYIVSKVGISALTRIHQRQFDQDPREDLAVNCVHPGYVVTDATFQKGEKTIQEGAEAACWLAMLPPSSPENVIPKGAYVWHDKQLVDWVNGPTPSVY